The Candidatus Woesearchaeota archaeon genome contains a region encoding:
- a CDS encoding nascent polypeptide-associated complex protein, producing the protein MNPRKMQQMMKKMGIQQTEIDAQEVIIRCADKEIIVHQPQVSKVNMMGQETLQIVGELEERPLGIAISDEDVETVAEQAGVSLEVAREALESTGGDLAQAILQLNNE; encoded by the coding sequence ATGAATCCGCGGAAAATGCAGCAAATGATGAAAAAAATGGGCATACAACAAACAGAAATAGATGCCCAAGAAGTAATCATCAGATGCGCGGACAAAGAAATCATTGTACACCAACCGCAAGTGTCCAAGGTTAATATGATGGGTCAAGAAACCCTACAAATAGTAGGAGAACTTGAAGAAAGACCCCTTGGAATTGCCATCTCCGATGAAGACGTTGAAACCGTTGCGGAACAAGCAGGAGTCTCGCTAGAGGTAGCACGCGAAGCACTTGAATCCACCGGAGGCGATCTTGCCCAAGCAATTCTCCAATTAAACAATGAGTAA
- a CDS encoding preprotein translocase subunit Sec61beta → MAKDNKIRLPSGMGGLTSYDEATGSFIKLTPLQVILLGAGIAIIIILLEVGLL, encoded by the coding sequence ATGGCAAAAGATAACAAAATAAGACTTCCCTCAGGAATGGGTGGATTAACCTCCTACGATGAAGCAACAGGATCCTTTATCAAACTCACACCTCTACAAGTAATCCTTCTTGGTGCAGGAATAGCAATAATCATCATCCTACTCGAGGTAGGTCTTCTATGA
- the gyrA gene encoding DNA gyrase subunit A → MSDHQEVERKIGNVVEQVIEEEMQHSYLDYAMSVIVGRALPDVRDGLKPVHRRILYGMYDMGLTHNKPFKKSARIVGDVLGKYHPHGDSAVYDAMVRMVQDFSLRYPLVEGQGNFGSVDGDSAAAMRYTEARLTKLAEELLADIDKDTVDFVPNFDGSLKEPSVLPCRIPHLLVNGSSGIAVGMATNIPPHNMTEVVNAAIALIDNPSISPQELINHVTAPDFPTGGILCGLSTIHQAYLTGKGKYRLRGRAEIEEGKKQRIIIKELPYMVNKAQLLEHIANLVNEKTIVGISDLRDESDRNGMHVVIELKQDANAQVILNQLYKHTRLEVSQGITFLSLVNNQPKVLPLKAMLEHFIWHRKDVVTRRCTFELNKAKDRAHILEGLTKALDNIDAIVKDIKASKDTQSAINTLVTTYDLTQVQAKAILDMKLQKLSSLEQERIREEHKQILETIAHLTHILSSDENIYAVVRKELEEIKEKYGDERRTTINLEEDTDIDIEDLIEDEPVVITISHQGYIKRVAADTYKTQSRGGKGIIATTSKEEDFTEHLFIASTHDYLLLFTDKGKVHWVKVYQIPEGSRQAKGKAIINLIPLEKGEKVCAYEAVRDFKEDHYLFFATRQGVVKKTSLADFSRPRKGGIRALTLREGDKLVGVCQTDGNHQIILATAHGMAIRFEENAVRAMGRSAAGVRGITLKGDDYVIGMVVGDDTKSLLTITENGYGKRTKQSEYRLTNRGGVGVKNIICSQRNGKVVSVRSVSDEDEVMFISRNGIIIRTQVSGIPCIGRSTQGVRLMRLKGDDKVIDAAKIEQ, encoded by the coding sequence ATGTCAGATCATCAAGAAGTAGAGAGAAAAATCGGAAACGTAGTAGAGCAAGTCATAGAAGAAGAGATGCAACACTCGTACCTAGATTACGCTATGTCCGTAATCGTAGGAAGAGCACTTCCTGATGTGCGCGATGGTCTCAAACCCGTTCACAGACGCATTCTTTACGGTATGTATGATATGGGTCTCACCCATAACAAACCCTTCAAGAAATCCGCACGTATTGTTGGTGACGTTCTTGGAAAATATCACCCACACGGAGACTCCGCAGTGTATGATGCCATGGTACGTATGGTACAAGACTTCTCCTTGAGATATCCTCTTGTGGAAGGTCAAGGGAATTTCGGATCTGTTGATGGAGATAGTGCAGCAGCAATGCGTTACACGGAGGCGCGTCTTACAAAACTAGCAGAAGAATTACTCGCAGACATAGACAAGGACACTGTTGACTTTGTTCCTAACTTTGATGGATCGCTCAAAGAACCTTCAGTACTTCCTTGCAGAATACCTCACTTACTCGTTAACGGATCAAGCGGAATTGCAGTAGGAATGGCAACGAATATTCCGCCCCACAACATGACAGAAGTGGTAAACGCGGCAATTGCTCTCATTGATAATCCCTCAATAAGTCCTCAAGAACTGATCAACCACGTTACTGCTCCAGACTTCCCCACGGGCGGGATTCTCTGCGGTCTTTCAACAATCCACCAAGCATACCTTACAGGAAAAGGAAAATATCGTTTGCGAGGGCGTGCCGAAATTGAAGAAGGAAAAAAACAACGCATCATCATTAAAGAACTTCCTTACATGGTTAACAAAGCACAACTGCTAGAACACATCGCAAACCTCGTCAATGAGAAAACAATCGTAGGAATCTCAGATCTTCGTGACGAATCAGACCGAAACGGAATGCACGTTGTAATAGAACTCAAACAAGATGCAAATGCACAAGTTATTCTCAACCAACTCTACAAACACACCCGTCTTGAAGTATCCCAAGGAATCACCTTTCTTAGCCTCGTGAATAACCAACCAAAAGTATTGCCTCTTAAAGCAATGCTTGAACATTTCATCTGGCACCGCAAAGACGTTGTGACAAGGCGCTGTACTTTTGAGCTCAATAAAGCAAAAGACCGTGCACACATTCTCGAAGGACTCACCAAAGCTCTTGATAACATTGATGCAATTGTCAAAGACATCAAAGCATCAAAAGACACGCAAAGCGCCATAAACACACTAGTCACAACTTACGACCTCACTCAAGTACAGGCAAAAGCAATACTTGATATGAAACTACAAAAACTCTCTTCTCTCGAACAAGAACGAATCAGAGAGGAACACAAACAAATACTTGAAACAATAGCACATCTCACACACATCCTTTCCAGCGATGAAAACATTTACGCTGTGGTTCGCAAAGAACTTGAAGAAATAAAAGAAAAATACGGAGATGAGCGTAGAACAACAATAAATCTAGAAGAAGATACTGACATCGACATTGAAGACCTCATCGAAGATGAACCTGTTGTCATCACTATTAGTCACCAAGGATATATTAAACGTGTCGCAGCAGATACGTACAAAACACAAAGCAGAGGCGGAAAAGGCATCATCGCAACAACATCAAAAGAAGAAGACTTCACAGAACACCTCTTCATAGCATCAACACATGATTACCTCTTGCTCTTCACAGACAAAGGGAAAGTCCACTGGGTTAAAGTATATCAAATCCCAGAAGGATCTCGTCAAGCAAAAGGAAAAGCAATCATCAACCTCATCCCCCTTGAAAAAGGAGAAAAAGTATGTGCATACGAAGCAGTACGCGACTTTAAAGAAGATCACTACTTGTTCTTCGCAACGAGACAAGGAGTAGTTAAGAAAACATCTCTTGCAGACTTTTCAAGACCGCGCAAAGGAGGAATTCGAGCACTGACCCTGCGCGAAGGAGATAAGCTCGTAGGGGTATGTCAAACAGATGGAAACCACCAAATCATTCTCGCAACAGCTCACGGAATGGCAATACGCTTTGAAGAAAACGCTGTGCGCGCAATGGGTAGAAGTGCAGCAGGAGTACGCGGCATCACTCTTAAAGGAGATGACTACGTCATAGGAATGGTCGTAGGAGATGATACAAAATCACTTCTTACCATAACCGAAAACGGGTATGGAAAACGCACCAAACAATCAGAGTATCGTCTTACCAACCGAGGAGGGGTAGGCGTTAAAAATATTATTTGCTCACAAAGAAATGGAAAGGTTGTCAGTGTACGCTCAGTAAGTGACGAAGACGAAGTTATGTTCATCTCACGAAACGGCATTATCATACGAACTCAAGTCTCAGGCATCCCCTGCATTGGACGTTCCACGCAAGGAGTTCGCCTCATGCGTCTTAAAGGAGACGATAAGGTCATTGACGCTGCGAAAATTGAACAATGA